The Pseudomonas azotoformans genome has a segment encoding these proteins:
- a CDS encoding ABC transporter ATP-binding protein, translating to MNGPILEMKDLDVYYGPIQALKKVSLHINEGETVSLIGSNGAGKSTLLMSIFGQPRAESGQILYNGVDITHKSSHYIASNGIAQSPEGRRVFPDMTVEENLLMGTIPIGDKFAQEDMQRMFELFPRLKERRTQRAMTMSGGEQQMLAIARALMSRPKLLLLDEPSLGLAPIVVKQIFSTLRELASTGMTIFLVEQNANHALRLSDRAYVMVNGEIRLTGTGKELLVNEEVRNAYLGGH from the coding sequence ATGAACGGGCCTATCCTCGAAATGAAGGACCTGGACGTGTATTACGGCCCGATCCAGGCCCTGAAAAAAGTCTCGCTGCACATCAATGAAGGCGAAACTGTCAGCCTGATTGGCTCCAACGGCGCGGGCAAATCCACGCTGCTGATGTCGATTTTCGGCCAGCCACGGGCCGAATCGGGGCAGATTCTCTACAACGGCGTCGACATCACCCATAAGTCGTCGCACTACATCGCGTCCAACGGTATTGCGCAGTCGCCGGAAGGGCGGCGGGTGTTCCCCGACATGACCGTCGAGGAAAACCTGCTGATGGGCACCATCCCCATTGGCGACAAGTTTGCTCAGGAAGACATGCAGCGCATGTTTGAGCTGTTCCCACGGCTCAAGGAGCGACGTACCCAGCGTGCCATGACCATGTCCGGCGGCGAGCAGCAAATGCTCGCCATCGCCCGCGCGCTGATGAGTCGGCCCAAGCTGTTGCTGCTGGATGAACCGAGCCTGGGCCTGGCGCCGATTGTGGTGAAGCAGATCTTCTCGACGTTGCGCGAGCTGGCCTCCACCGGGATGACAATCTTTCTGGTGGAACAGAACGCCAACCATGCGCTGCGCTTGTCGGATCGGGCGTATGTGATGGTCAACGGCGAGATTCGCCTGACGGGCACCGGTAAGGAATTGCTGGTGAATGAGGAAGTGCGCAACGCCTACCTCGGCGGTCATTAA
- the ureG gene encoding urease accessory protein UreG gives MNSQPLRVGIGGPVGSGKTALTLALCLALRDRYNLAVVTNDIYTREDADFLVRNQALAPERIIGVETGGCPHTAIREDASINLEAVDQLNRRFPGLDLILVESGGDNLSATFSPELSDLTIYVIDVSAGDKLPRKGGPGICKSDLLVINKIDLAPLVGASLELMNSDTTRMRNGKPFVFSNQKTGVGLEDIVAFIERQGLLTAA, from the coding sequence ATGAACTCACAACCTTTGCGTGTCGGCATCGGCGGCCCGGTGGGCTCCGGCAAGACGGCCCTGACCCTGGCCCTGTGCCTCGCGCTGCGTGATCGCTACAACCTGGCAGTGGTCACCAACGACATCTACACCCGCGAGGACGCTGACTTCCTGGTGCGCAACCAGGCCCTCGCGCCGGAACGCATCATCGGCGTTGAAACCGGTGGCTGCCCGCACACGGCGATCCGCGAAGACGCCTCGATCAACCTGGAAGCCGTCGACCAGCTCAACCGTCGTTTCCCGGGCCTGGACCTGATCCTGGTGGAGTCCGGCGGGGACAACCTCTCGGCCACCTTCAGCCCGGAGTTGTCGGACCTGACCATCTACGTGATCGACGTGTCCGCCGGCGACAAGCTGCCGCGCAAGGGCGGGCCTGGCATCTGCAAGTCCGATCTGCTGGTGATCAACAAGATCGACCTGGCGCCCTTGGTCGGCGCGTCGCTGGAGCTTATGAACAGCGACACCACCCGCATGCGCAACGGCAAACCCTTTGTGTTCAGCAACCAGAAAACCGGTGTCGGCCTGGAGGACATCGTCGCCTTCATCGAACGCCAAGGCCTGCTGACCGCCGCCTGA
- the ureE gene encoding urease accessory protein UreE, producing MLVIHRRIAPQTLWAAELLLNFEARSKSRLRCFSADGEDVGLFLERGQPPLHDGEFLQAEDGRVVRVCARPEQLLHVTCSSAFELTRAAYHLGNRHVALQVGDGWLRLLEDYVLKAMLEQLGAQTQTLEAPFQPEHGAYGGGHHHSRHGDEDFNYPPKLHQFGVRL from the coding sequence ATGCTGGTGATCCACCGCCGAATCGCCCCCCAAACCCTCTGGGCCGCCGAGTTGCTGCTGAACTTCGAAGCTCGCAGCAAAAGCCGCCTGCGCTGTTTCAGTGCTGACGGTGAAGACGTCGGCCTTTTCCTGGAGCGCGGCCAGCCACCGCTGCACGATGGCGAATTCCTACAGGCTGAAGACGGACGTGTCGTACGCGTGTGCGCCCGGCCTGAACAACTGCTGCACGTCACCTGCAGCAGCGCATTTGAACTGACGCGCGCGGCCTATCACCTGGGTAACCGCCACGTGGCGTTGCAAGTGGGCGATGGCTGGCTACGCCTGCTGGAAGACTATGTGCTCAAGGCCATGCTCGAACAGCTGGGCGCGCAGACGCAGACCCTCGAAGCGCCATTCCAGCCGGAACATGGCGCCTATGGCGGCGGGCATCATCATTCGCGCCATGGCGATGAAGATTTCAACTACCCGCCCAAGCTGCACCAGTTCGGCGTGCGTCTGTGA
- a CDS encoding urease accessory protein UreF has product MNPAWALLRLASPQLPIGGYSYSQGLEMAVENGRVNDAASARRWISDQLLLNLARFEAPVLLAHCQAAFEADWPRLAQLCEEHRASRETRELYQESRQMGYSLQQLLNGLPELDDAARLFLQQCAEPHLALGWALAARAWNISPADALAAWLWSWLENQLAVLMKTLPLGQQAAQRLTSELLPLLQQAQQDANRIQPNHFGSAAFGLSLACMAHERQYSRLFRS; this is encoded by the coding sequence GTGAACCCAGCCTGGGCGCTGTTGCGTCTGGCCAGTCCGCAATTGCCGATTGGTGGCTACAGCTATTCCCAGGGTTTGGAAATGGCAGTGGAGAACGGTCGCGTCAACGACGCTGCCAGTGCACGGCGCTGGATCAGCGATCAGTTGCTGCTCAACCTCGCACGTTTCGAGGCACCCGTTCTGCTCGCCCATTGCCAAGCCGCCTTTGAGGCCGATTGGCCGCGCCTGGCCCAGCTGTGCGAAGAACATCGCGCCAGCCGTGAGACCCGCGAGCTGTACCAGGAGAGCCGGCAGATGGGCTACTCCCTGCAACAACTGCTCAACGGCCTGCCGGAACTGGACGACGCCGCCCGCCTATTTCTTCAACAGTGCGCCGAACCGCATTTGGCATTGGGTTGGGCCCTGGCCGCACGCGCCTGGAACATCAGCCCCGCCGACGCGCTTGCCGCCTGGCTATGGAGCTGGCTGGAAAACCAATTGGCTGTGCTGATGAAAACCCTGCCCTTGGGCCAGCAAGCCGCCCAACGCCTGACCAGTGAACTGCTGCCGTTGCTGCAACAAGCCCAGCAGGACGCCAACCGTATCCAACCCAACCATTTCGGCAGCGCCGCGTTCGGCCTGTCCCTGGCCTGCATGGCCCACGAGCGCCAATACAGCCGACTGTTTCGTTCCTAG
- a CDS encoding C40 family peptidase: protein MFKSFCYLVIVSLSFALSSASANLKSYPSFSTSLKQASIEDVVDRAHELLGTPYKWGGTSADQGFDCSSLLVYLFKTEANIQIPRTTAAMQRSTAATIKRNALKPGDAVFFKANGRGQVSHVGLYIGDGKFIHSPRTGKRIRIDSLSNDYWNKNYTTAKRFHTAG, encoded by the coding sequence ATGTTCAAGTCTTTTTGTTATCTGGTTATTGTCAGTCTGTCTTTCGCGCTTTCATCGGCCTCTGCCAATCTGAAGTCTTATCCGTCCTTCAGCACTTCTCTGAAACAAGCGTCTATCGAGGATGTGGTCGACCGCGCCCACGAACTGCTGGGTACGCCTTACAAGTGGGGTGGCACCTCGGCGGATCAGGGGTTTGATTGCAGCAGCCTGCTGGTCTATCTGTTCAAGACCGAAGCCAACATTCAGATCCCACGCACCACCGCGGCCATGCAGCGGTCAACGGCCGCGACCATCAAACGCAATGCGCTCAAGCCCGGCGATGCGGTGTTTTTCAAAGCCAACGGGCGCGGCCAGGTCAGCCATGTGGGTCTCTATATAGGCGATGGCAAATTCATTCATTCGCCGCGAACCGGCAAGCGCATCCGTATCGATTCATTGAGCAACGACTACTGGAACAAGAACTACACCACCGCCAAGCGCTTTCACACAGCAGGTTGA
- a CDS encoding ABC transporter ATP-binding protein, whose translation MSKEVVLSVEHLMMHFGGIKALSDVSLKVERNSIFALIGPNGAGKTTVFNCLTGFYKASGGKIQLNLRGKQTDVIQLLGERFQPTDFVSPKSFLSRVYYKMFGGTHLVNRAGLARTFQNIRLFKEMSVVENLLVAQHMWVNRNMLAGILNTKGYRKAESDALDHAFYWLEVVDLVDCANRLAGELSYGQQRRLEIARAMCTRPQIICLDEPAAGLNPQETEALSAMIRLLRDEHDLTVVLIEHDMGMVMSISDHIVVLDHGNVIAEGGPDAIRNDPKVIAAYLGADEEELV comes from the coding sequence ATGAGCAAGGAAGTCGTCCTCTCCGTTGAGCACTTGATGATGCACTTCGGCGGCATCAAGGCCCTGAGCGATGTGAGCCTCAAGGTCGAACGCAACTCGATCTTCGCCTTGATCGGCCCCAACGGCGCCGGCAAGACCACGGTGTTCAACTGCCTCACCGGCTTCTACAAAGCCAGCGGCGGCAAGATCCAACTCAACCTTCGCGGCAAGCAGACCGACGTGATCCAGTTGCTCGGCGAGCGCTTCCAGCCCACCGACTTTGTGTCGCCCAAAAGCTTCCTCAGCCGGGTGTACTACAAGATGTTCGGCGGTACCCACCTGGTGAACCGCGCCGGCCTGGCGCGGACGTTCCAGAACATTCGCCTGTTCAAGGAAATGTCGGTGGTGGAAAACCTGCTGGTGGCCCAGCACATGTGGGTCAACCGCAACATGCTCGCGGGCATCCTCAACACCAAGGGCTACCGCAAGGCCGAAAGCGACGCGTTGGACCACGCGTTCTACTGGCTCGAAGTGGTGGACCTGGTCGACTGCGCCAACCGCCTGGCCGGCGAACTCTCCTACGGCCAGCAGCGCCGCCTGGAGATCGCCCGTGCCATGTGCACGCGGCCGCAGATTATCTGCCTGGATGAACCGGCTGCGGGCCTCAACCCCCAGGAAACCGAAGCCCTCAGCGCGATGATTCGCCTGCTGCGCGACGAACACGACCTGACGGTGGTGCTGATCGAACACGACATGGGCATGGTGATGAGTATTTCCGACCACATCGTGGTGCTGGACCACGGCAACGTGATCGCCGAGGGCGGGCCGGACGCGATCCGTAACGACCCGAAAGTGATTGCCGCCTACCTGGGCGCTGACGAAGAGGAGCTTGTATGA
- the livM gene encoding high-affinity branched-chain amino acid ABC transporter permease LivM has protein sequence MSAAKPIDIKKSVVDTVLAGLISLVVFGPIVGVVLDGYSFNLEPARVALLVAIVMVGRFAMSLFLQTPKGLKILQGFESTGSGVHVLAPDYKSRLRWIIPALIVIAIVFPIFTNKYLLTVVILGLIYVLLGLGLNIVVGLAGLLDLGYVAFYAIGAYGLALGYQYLGLGFWTVLPLAAIAAALAGCILGFPVLRMHGDYLAIVTLGFGEIIRLVLNNWLSFTGGPNGMPVPSPTFLGLEFGKRAKDGGVPFHEFFGIDYNPNIKFLFIYIVLFLVVLAVLYIKHRLTRMPVGRAWEALREDEIACRSMGLNHVLVKLSAFTIGASTAGLAGVFFASYQGFVNPSSFTFFESALILAIVVLGGMGSTVGVVIAAFVLTVAPELLRSFSEYRVLLFGVLMVVMMIWRPRGLIRISRTGVTPRKGVAP, from the coding sequence ATGTCTGCTGCCAAACCCATCGATATCAAGAAAAGTGTAGTCGATACAGTCCTCGCCGGGCTGATTTCACTGGTCGTGTTCGGTCCGATCGTCGGCGTGGTCCTCGACGGCTACAGCTTCAACCTGGAACCGGCCCGCGTGGCCCTGTTGGTGGCCATCGTGATGGTCGGCCGCTTTGCCATGAGCCTGTTCCTGCAAACGCCCAAGGGCCTGAAGATCCTGCAGGGCTTCGAGAGCACCGGCTCTGGCGTGCACGTGCTGGCGCCGGACTACAAGTCGCGGTTGCGCTGGATCATCCCGGCATTGATCGTGATCGCCATCGTGTTCCCGATCTTCACCAACAAGTACCTGCTCACCGTGGTGATCCTCGGCCTGATCTATGTGTTGCTCGGCCTGGGCCTCAACATCGTGGTCGGCCTGGCAGGTCTGCTCGACCTGGGTTACGTGGCGTTCTACGCCATCGGCGCCTACGGCCTGGCACTGGGTTATCAATACCTGGGCCTGGGTTTCTGGACGGTGCTGCCGCTGGCGGCCATCGCCGCAGCGTTGGCGGGGTGCATACTCGGGTTCCCGGTGCTGCGAATGCACGGTGACTATTTGGCCATCGTGACCCTGGGCTTTGGTGAAATCATCCGCCTGGTGCTCAACAACTGGCTGTCGTTTACCGGTGGGCCCAACGGCATGCCGGTGCCATCGCCGACCTTCCTCGGCCTGGAGTTCGGCAAGCGCGCGAAGGATGGCGGGGTGCCCTTCCATGAGTTCTTCGGCATCGACTACAACCCCAACATCAAATTCCTGTTCATCTACATCGTGCTGTTCCTGGTGGTGCTGGCCGTGCTGTACATCAAGCATCGCCTGACCCGCATGCCGGTCGGCCGCGCCTGGGAGGCCTTGCGCGAAGATGAGATCGCCTGCCGTTCCATGGGGCTGAACCATGTGTTGGTCAAACTTTCGGCGTTCACCATCGGTGCATCGACGGCGGGTTTGGCTGGGGTGTTCTTTGCCAGCTACCAAGGCTTCGTCAATCCGTCGTCGTTCACCTTCTTCGAGTCGGCGCTGATCCTGGCCATCGTGGTCCTGGGTGGTATGGGCTCGACGGTGGGCGTGGTGATTGCGGCGTTTGTTCTGACCGTCGCGCCTGAACTGCTGCGCAGCTTCTCTGAATACCGCGTACTGCTGTTCGGCGTGTTGATGGTGGTGATGATGATCTGGCGACCACGCGGGTTGATCCGCATCAGCCGGACCGGTGTGACCCCACGTAAAGGAGTGGCGCCATGA
- a CDS encoding ABC transporter permease subunit, whose protein sequence is MDGIFLQQLVNGLTLGSVYGLIAIGYTMVYGIIGMINFAHGEVYMISAYLAAISLALLAYFGIESFPLLILGTLIFTVVVTGVYGWVIERVAYKPLRNSTRLAPLISAIGISLILQNYAQIAQGAKQQGIPTLLAGAWRVDIGTGFVQLTYTKVFILVAAFAGMALLTYIIKYTKLGRMCRATQQDRKMASILGINTDRVISYVFVIGAAMAALAGVLITLNYGTFDFYAGFIIGIKAFTAAVLGGIGSLPGAMLGGIILGISESLFSGLINSDYKDVFSFSLLVVILIFRPQGLLGRPLVAKV, encoded by the coding sequence ATGGATGGTATTTTCCTGCAGCAACTGGTCAACGGCCTGACCCTCGGGTCGGTCTATGGCCTGATCGCCATCGGCTACACAATGGTCTATGGCATCATTGGCATGATCAACTTCGCCCACGGCGAGGTTTATATGATTTCCGCTTACCTCGCGGCGATCAGTCTGGCACTGCTGGCTTACTTCGGCATCGAATCCTTCCCGCTGCTCATTCTCGGCACCTTGATCTTCACCGTTGTCGTCACTGGCGTATACGGCTGGGTCATCGAGCGTGTCGCCTACAAACCGCTGCGCAACTCTACCCGACTGGCACCGCTGATCAGCGCCATCGGTATCTCGCTGATCCTGCAGAACTACGCGCAGATCGCCCAGGGCGCCAAGCAACAAGGCATTCCCACCCTGCTGGCCGGGGCCTGGCGTGTCGATATCGGCACAGGCTTCGTTCAGTTGACGTACACCAAGGTGTTCATCCTCGTGGCGGCGTTTGCCGGCATGGCGTTGCTCACTTACATCATCAAATACACCAAGCTCGGCCGCATGTGCCGCGCCACTCAACAAGACCGCAAGATGGCGTCGATCCTCGGCATCAACACCGACCGGGTGATCTCCTATGTGTTCGTCATCGGCGCCGCCATGGCGGCATTGGCCGGCGTGTTGATCACCCTCAACTACGGCACCTTCGACTTCTATGCCGGCTTCATCATCGGCATCAAGGCGTTTACCGCAGCGGTACTCGGCGGCATCGGCTCCCTGCCTGGGGCGATGTTGGGCGGGATCATCCTCGGTATCTCCGAGTCGTTGTTCTCGGGGTTGATCAACTCTGACTACAAAGACGTGTTCAGTTTCTCCCTGCTGGTGGTGATTCTGATTTTCCGTCCCCAGGGCCTGCTTGGTCGCCCACTTGTGGCGAAGGTGTAA
- a CDS encoding SDR family oxidoreductase: MSDTLFITGATSGFGEACARRFAEAGWKLVLTGRRADRLNALVEELSKQTEVHGLVVDVRDRKGMEDAIANLPPSFAKLRGLINNAGLAVGTDPAPKCSLDDWETMVDTNIKGLLTTTNLLLPRLIAHGRGAGIINLGSIAGNYPYPGSHVYGGSKAFVKQFSLNLRCDLQGTGVRVTNIEPGLCESEFSLVRFGGDQARYDATYAGAEPIQPQDIADTIFWVMNTPAHVNINRLELMPVSQTWAGFAIERGAKA; the protein is encoded by the coding sequence ATGTCCGACACGTTGTTTATTACTGGCGCAACCTCAGGTTTCGGCGAAGCCTGCGCCCGTCGTTTTGCCGAAGCCGGCTGGAAACTGGTGCTCACCGGCCGTCGTGCCGACCGCCTGAATGCGCTGGTCGAAGAACTATCCAAGCAGACTGAAGTGCATGGCCTGGTCGTGGACGTGCGGGACCGCAAAGGCATGGAAGACGCCATCGCCAACCTGCCGCCGTCGTTCGCCAAGCTGCGCGGGCTGATCAACAACGCCGGCCTGGCCGTGGGCACCGACCCAGCGCCCAAGTGCAGCCTCGACGATTGGGAAACCATGGTCGACACCAACATCAAGGGCCTGCTGACCACCACTAATCTGCTGCTGCCACGCCTGATCGCTCACGGTCGTGGTGCGGGTATCATCAACCTGGGTTCCATCGCGGGTAATTACCCGTATCCGGGCAGCCACGTGTATGGCGGTTCCAAGGCGTTCGTTAAGCAGTTCTCGCTGAACCTGCGTTGCGACTTGCAAGGTACTGGCGTGCGCGTGACCAACATCGAGCCGGGCCTGTGTGAAAGCGAGTTCTCGCTGGTGCGCTTCGGCGGTGATCAGGCGCGGTATGACGCGACTTATGCGGGTGCCGAACCTATCCAGCCGCAAGACATTGCCGACACGATCTTCTGGGTCATGAACACGCCGGCGCATGTGAATATCAACCGGTTGGAGCTGATGCCGGTGAGCCAGACGTGGGCTGGGTTTGCGATTGAGCGCGGCGCTAAAGCTTAA
- a CDS encoding branched-chain amino acid ABC transporter substrate-binding protein — MSQTFYKKGFLALAVAAALGVSTFVQADVKIGVAGPMTGANAAFGEQYMKGAQAAADVINKAGGINGEKIVLVAGDDACEPKQAVAVANRLADQDKVIGVVGHFCSSNTIPASEVYDEAGIIAITPGSTNPQVTERGLGAMFRMCGRDDQQGIVAGDYIVDVLKGKKVAVINDKDTYGKGLADATAAQLTKRGVKPVLEEGLTRGEKDFSALVTKIRSTGADVVYFGGLHPEAGPLVRQIREAGLKDVKFMSDDGVVTDELVATAGGAQYVDGVYMTFGADPRLLPDSKAVVEEFRKNGTEPEGYTLYAYASVQALAAGFNGAKSNKGEDAAKWLKAHPVKTVMGEKAWDSKGDLKISDYVVYQWDKDGKYHQLEKQK; from the coding sequence ATGTCCCAGACGTTTTACAAGAAAGGTTTTCTGGCCCTCGCCGTTGCAGCGGCGCTGGGTGTTTCTACGTTTGTTCAAGCTGATGTGAAGATCGGCGTCGCGGGGCCCATGACGGGCGCCAACGCCGCTTTCGGTGAGCAGTACATGAAGGGTGCCCAGGCGGCAGCCGATGTGATCAACAAGGCCGGCGGCATCAACGGCGAGAAAATCGTGCTGGTAGCCGGCGATGATGCGTGTGAACCCAAACAAGCCGTGGCCGTGGCCAACCGCCTGGCCGACCAGGACAAAGTGATCGGCGTGGTCGGGCACTTCTGCTCCTCCAACACCATCCCGGCCTCCGAGGTGTATGACGAAGCCGGCATCATCGCCATCACCCCAGGCTCCACCAACCCACAAGTGACCGAACGCGGCCTGGGCGCCATGTTCCGCATGTGCGGGCGTGACGACCAGCAAGGCATCGTTGCCGGCGACTACATCGTCGACGTGCTCAAGGGCAAGAAAGTCGCGGTCATCAACGACAAGGACACCTACGGCAAAGGCCTGGCCGACGCCACCGCTGCCCAGTTGACCAAGCGCGGCGTCAAGCCGGTGCTGGAAGAAGGCCTGACCCGTGGCGAGAAAGACTTCAGCGCCCTGGTCACCAAGATTCGCTCCACCGGTGCTGACGTCGTGTACTTCGGCGGCCTGCACCCGGAAGCCGGTCCACTGGTTCGCCAGATCCGTGAAGCTGGCTTGAAAGACGTCAAGTTCATGTCCGATGACGGCGTGGTCACCGACGAACTGGTTGCCACGGCTGGCGGCGCGCAATACGTCGACGGCGTGTACATGACCTTCGGCGCCGACCCGCGCCTGCTGCCAGACAGCAAGGCCGTGGTGGAAGAGTTCCGTAAAAACGGCACCGAGCCGGAAGGCTACACCCTGTACGCCTACGCGTCGGTCCAGGCCTTGGCCGCTGGCTTCAACGGCGCCAAGTCCAACAAAGGCGAAGACGCCGCCAAATGGCTCAAGGCTCACCCGGTGAAAACCGTCATGGGCGAAAAAGCCTGGGATTCGAAGGGTGACCTGAAGATCTCCGACTACGTGGTTTACCAGTGGGATAAAGACGGCAAATACCACCAGCTGGAAAAACAGAAGTAA
- a CDS encoding HupE/UreJ family protein — MSLKKLFTAAALLLAPALAFAHPGHGDNGLVAGISHPLGGIDHLLAMVAVGLWAAQQKGAARWALPCTFVGTMLIGGVLGFEGLALPALESGIAASVLALGLAVALAVRPPLFMAVGATALFALFHGVAHGLELPDMSSPWAYAAGFVGATAVLHAAGYAVVRFLPAAAAPLVRIAGAASAATGVWLLAS; from the coding sequence ATGAGCCTCAAGAAACTCTTCACCGCCGCCGCCCTGCTGCTGGCCCCTGCCCTGGCCTTCGCTCACCCGGGCCATGGCGACAACGGCCTGGTGGCCGGTATCAGCCATCCTCTGGGGGGCATCGACCACTTGCTGGCGATGGTCGCGGTCGGTTTGTGGGCCGCCCAACAAAAAGGCGCCGCGCGTTGGGCGTTGCCGTGCACCTTTGTCGGCACCATGCTGATTGGCGGCGTGCTGGGTTTTGAAGGCCTGGCGTTGCCGGCATTGGAAAGCGGGATTGCCGCGTCGGTGCTGGCCCTGGGCCTGGCGGTGGCGCTGGCGGTGCGTCCGCCGTTGTTCATGGCGGTGGGGGCCACGGCCTTGTTCGCACTGTTCCATGGTGTGGCGCATGGTCTGGAGCTGCCAGACATGTCCAGCCCGTGGGCGTATGCCGCGGGTTTTGTCGGTGCGACTGCCGTGCTGCACGCGGCCGGATATGCGGTGGTACGCTTCCTGCCGGCTGCGGCGGCGCCGTTGGTGCGGATTGCGGGGGCGGCTTCGGCGGCGACGGGGGTGTGGCTGCTCGCCAGCTAA
- a CDS encoding cation diffusion facilitator family transporter gives MSNRGEQALLKQSTILMFAVAIAGIVTGVISGAQSILFDGFFSLIATAIKVLMLITAKLIAKKSNERFQFGYWHLEPMVLLIEGSFLLLIAIYAFLNGVFGIINGGREIELGLVIIYAAVFTVVEFAYFFYVRYRNRQLKSSLIQFDNISWLVDAMLSVGLLISFLAALLLKSQGYGEWAVYVDPLILILLALSMLAPAFKILRPALREVLGIAPDQLDDTVREVMEAAQAKHGFDDYVSYVQKHGRARFIEIHVVLPADYPVDNVATLDGLREEISTGLGTPDAARWLTISFTGDRKWIA, from the coding sequence GTGAGTAACCGAGGTGAGCAGGCACTGCTCAAACAATCGACCATCCTGATGTTCGCCGTCGCGATCGCCGGGATTGTCACGGGTGTGATTTCTGGCGCCCAATCCATTCTGTTCGACGGCTTTTTCTCGTTGATCGCCACCGCCATCAAGGTGTTGATGCTGATCACGGCCAAGCTGATCGCCAAGAAAAGCAACGAGCGTTTCCAGTTCGGCTATTGGCACCTGGAACCCATGGTGCTGCTGATCGAAGGCAGTTTCCTGTTGCTGATCGCCATCTATGCGTTCCTCAATGGCGTGTTCGGCATTATCAATGGCGGCCGCGAGATCGAGTTGGGGTTGGTGATCATCTACGCGGCGGTGTTTACCGTCGTCGAGTTCGCCTACTTCTTCTACGTGCGTTATCGCAATCGCCAGCTGAAATCATCGCTGATCCAGTTCGACAACATCAGCTGGCTGGTGGACGCGATGCTGTCGGTAGGCTTGCTGATCAGCTTTCTGGCGGCGCTGTTGCTCAAGTCCCAGGGCTATGGCGAGTGGGCGGTGTATGTCGACCCATTGATCCTGATCCTGCTGGCCCTGAGCATGCTGGCGCCGGCGTTCAAGATCCTGCGCCCGGCCTTGCGCGAGGTGCTGGGAATCGCGCCGGACCAGTTGGACGACACCGTGCGCGAAGTGATGGAAGCGGCGCAGGCCAAGCATGGTTTTGACGACTACGTGTCGTACGTGCAAAAGCACGGGCGGGCGCGGTTTATCGAGATTCATGTGGTGTTGCCGGCGGATTACCCGGTGGATAACGTCGCGACCCTCGACGGGCTACGCGAAGAGATATCCACAGGGCTCGGCACGCCGGATGCGGCGCGCTGGCTGACGATCAGCTTTACCGGAGATCGCAAGTGGATTGCATAA
- a CDS encoding TetR family transcriptional regulator translates to MLPRAEQKQQTRLALMDAARHLMECGRGFGSLSLREVAKTAGIVPTGFYRHFADMDQLGLVLVSEVGQTFRATIRLVRHNEFVMGGIIDASVRIFLDVVSANRSQFLFLAREQYGGCLAVRQAIGALREDITRDLAADLTFMPKLQHLDAEGLHVMADLIVKSVFATLPDIIDPPAQALPDHLTPQAKITQQLRFIFIGLKHWQGLGSTE, encoded by the coding sequence ATGCTGCCCCGCGCCGAACAGAAGCAACAGACCCGCCTAGCCCTGATGGACGCAGCCCGCCATCTGATGGAGTGTGGCCGTGGGTTTGGCAGCCTGAGCCTGCGCGAAGTGGCGAAGACGGCCGGTATCGTGCCCACCGGGTTCTACCGGCATTTTGCCGACATGGACCAGCTGGGGCTTGTGTTGGTGAGTGAAGTCGGCCAGACCTTCCGCGCCACTATCCGCCTGGTGCGCCATAACGAATTCGTGATGGGCGGCATAATCGATGCCTCCGTACGGATCTTTCTCGATGTGGTCTCGGCCAACCGTTCGCAATTCCTGTTCCTGGCCCGCGAGCAATACGGCGGCTGCCTGGCCGTGCGCCAGGCCATCGGGGCGCTACGTGAAGACATCACCCGCGACCTGGCGGCCGACCTGACGTTCATGCCCAAACTGCAGCACCTGGATGCCGAAGGCCTGCATGTGATGGCCGACCTGATCGTCAAAAGTGTGTTCGCCACCCTCCCCGACATCATCGACCCACCGGCCCAGGCCCTGCCTGACCACCTCACGCCCCAGGCGAAAATCACCCAGCAGTTGCGCTTTATCTTTATCGGCTTGAAGCACTGGCAAGGCCTGGGCAGTACCGAATAA